A single window of Psychrobacter raelei DNA harbors:
- the putA gene encoding bifunctional proline dehydrogenase/L-glutamate gamma-semialdehyde dehydrogenase PutA, translating to MNFPNPFYPQNPISFSPEQVLDPAFINRPPSELFKLISPLYSADEDQWLGALLPLAEPRLKEGVDERLAISDQTKSLVEHVRSNDKAVKMVDSLLLEYSLDTQEGILLMSLAEALIRVPDNATADALIRDKMSVADWKKHLKDDNGFIVNASTWGLMMTGRVVSVDSSTTAAGFLDRMTKKMGEPVIRSAMQRAMKIMGHQFVLGETIEDANRNSQPYRNKGYTYSFDMLGEAAVTHKDAEKYFSDYLHAIRSAAHVQVKEGMPKPSVSIKLSALHPRYEATQIDQVLGLLRQRCILLIEAAREVDVDISIDAEEADRLEVSLKLFESLYRDNMTQDWDGLGLVVQGYSKRALAVLAWLASLSKEVGDRIPVRLVKGAYWDYEIKLAQQKGITGYPVWTRKEGTDVAYLACARFLLTEQIRGVLWPQFATHNAHTLSSVMTMSDHRDFEFQRLHGMGDALYDHILQAYNIPVRIYAPVGAHKDLLPYLVRRLLENGANSSFVHQLLDKSHPVEKLTVHPYDKLTAHETLHNPRIPMPLDIYGGRLASFGPNIFVESQWQPFKAAVDAHLAQTWQANPIISGQQITQDSHQHLTLNNVVAPWNHQVAVGEVVFADAKLAAQAVEAAHQGQDKWQQVSASERAAILKRTADLYEDNYAQLVAMCHKEAGKTLQDSIDEVREAVDFCRYYAEEAERLEQQTHSFTDINGKQVTQKRAPRGTMVCISPWNFPLAIYTGQIMGALAAGNTVVAKPAEQTSLIAYFAAQLMYQAGVPEYALQLVTGAGEVGGALTSSAHIDGVVFTGSTQTAQLINRALHSEERLQQVAELFGDKKPLPILIAETGGQNAMIVDSTALPEQVVKDAVMSAFGSAGQRCSACRILCLQEDVADSVIELLKGNMAQLIVGNPTQVSTDVGPVIDQDAQKGLRAHIEQMRKDDRARIIAQTPISADAAHNLSNSTFVLPTAVEVASIDVIGGEHFGPILHVLRYKAGKLDELIDEINATGYGLTLGIHSRIETVANHIERRTKVGNTYINRNQIGAVVDEQPFGGSGLSGTGPKAGGPRYVARLTQWQTL from the coding sequence ATGAATTTCCCCAATCCGTTTTATCCGCAAAACCCCATCTCTTTTTCGCCAGAACAGGTGCTGGACCCCGCTTTTATTAATAGGCCACCAAGCGAGCTATTTAAGCTAATCTCGCCCTTATATAGTGCCGATGAGGACCAATGGCTTGGGGCTTTATTACCCCTAGCTGAGCCTAGGCTTAAAGAAGGCGTTGACGAGCGTTTGGCCATTAGCGATCAGACCAAAAGCTTAGTGGAGCATGTGCGTAGCAATGACAAAGCGGTCAAAATGGTGGACTCGCTGTTATTAGAGTACAGCCTAGATACCCAAGAGGGTATTTTGCTCATGAGCTTGGCCGAAGCTTTGATTCGAGTGCCAGACAATGCCACAGCCGATGCGCTTATCCGTGACAAAATGAGCGTTGCCGATTGGAAAAAACACTTAAAAGATGACAATGGCTTTATCGTTAATGCCTCAACTTGGGGGCTGATGATGACTGGCCGTGTGGTCAGCGTGGATTCTTCAACCACGGCAGCAGGCTTCTTAGATCGCATGACCAAGAAGATGGGTGAGCCTGTGATTCGTAGCGCCATGCAGCGTGCGATGAAGATTATGGGCCATCAGTTTGTGCTGGGTGAGACCATTGAGGATGCCAATCGCAACAGTCAGCCTTATCGTAATAAAGGATATACTTACTCCTTTGATATGCTTGGTGAGGCGGCGGTTACTCATAAAGATGCCGAAAAGTACTTCAGTGATTATCTGCATGCCATTCGCTCAGCGGCGCATGTGCAAGTCAAAGAGGGTATGCCTAAGCCTTCGGTTTCTATTAAGTTATCTGCGCTGCATCCACGTTATGAAGCGACCCAAATTGATCAGGTGCTAGGCTTGCTGCGTCAGCGTTGTATCTTACTGATTGAAGCGGCGCGTGAGGTAGATGTCGATATCAGTATTGATGCAGAAGAGGCCGACCGCTTAGAGGTGTCGTTAAAATTATTTGAGTCTTTATACCGAGACAACATGACTCAAGACTGGGATGGTTTGGGGCTTGTGGTACAAGGCTACTCGAAACGTGCTTTGGCGGTGCTGGCGTGGCTGGCAAGCTTATCAAAAGAGGTGGGCGACCGTATCCCTGTACGCTTGGTAAAAGGCGCATATTGGGATTATGAAATTAAATTGGCTCAGCAAAAAGGCATTACCGGCTATCCGGTCTGGACCCGCAAAGAGGGTACCGACGTGGCATATCTGGCGTGTGCCCGCTTCTTATTAACAGAGCAAATTCGTGGTGTGTTGTGGCCACAGTTCGCCACACATAATGCCCACACTTTATCGTCTGTGATGACCATGAGTGATCATAGAGACTTTGAGTTTCAGCGTCTACACGGTATGGGCGATGCGCTGTATGATCATATTTTGCAAGCGTACAATATTCCGGTCCGTATCTATGCGCCTGTGGGTGCCCACAAAGATTTGCTGCCGTATTTGGTGCGCCGCTTATTAGAAAACGGTGCCAACAGCTCATTTGTGCATCAGCTACTCGATAAGAGTCATCCTGTTGAGAAGCTGACCGTACATCCTTACGATAAATTGACGGCACATGAAACCCTGCATAACCCTCGTATTCCGATGCCGCTTGATATCTATGGTGGCCGCTTGGCAAGCTTTGGGCCTAATATCTTCGTTGAATCGCAGTGGCAGCCCTTTAAAGCGGCCGTTGATGCGCACCTAGCGCAGACTTGGCAAGCCAATCCGATTATCAGTGGTCAACAAATCACTCAAGACAGCCATCAACATTTAACGCTTAATAACGTGGTGGCGCCTTGGAACCATCAAGTGGCTGTTGGTGAGGTGGTGTTTGCTGATGCCAAACTGGCTGCACAGGCCGTTGAAGCGGCGCATCAAGGCCAAGATAAGTGGCAGCAAGTCTCTGCCAGCGAGCGTGCGGCCATATTGAAGCGTACCGCTGACTTGTATGAAGACAACTATGCTCAGCTTGTGGCCATGTGTCACAAAGAGGCTGGCAAGACCTTACAAGACAGCATTGATGAGGTGCGAGAGGCGGTTGATTTTTGTCGTTATTATGCCGAAGAAGCTGAGCGTTTAGAGCAACAGACTCACAGCTTTACTGATATCAATGGTAAGCAAGTCACCCAAAAAAGAGCGCCTCGCGGCACCATGGTATGTATCAGTCCTTGGAACTTCCCTCTGGCCATTTATACCGGTCAGATCATGGGCGCCTTGGCAGCTGGCAATACTGTGGTGGCCAAACCAGCTGAGCAAACCAGCTTAATTGCTTACTTTGCGGCGCAATTGATGTATCAAGCCGGCGTACCTGAGTATGCGCTACAATTGGTGACCGGTGCCGGTGAAGTGGGCGGTGCCTTGACCTCATCAGCGCACATTGATGGGGTGGTATTTACCGGATCAACTCAGACCGCACAGCTGATTAACCGTGCGCTACACTCTGAGGAGCGCTTGCAGCAAGTGGCTGAGCTGTTTGGTGATAAAAAACCACTGCCTATTTTGATTGCAGAAACTGGTGGTCAGAACGCCATGATTGTCGACTCGACTGCCTTGCCTGAACAGGTGGTAAAAGATGCAGTAATGTCAGCCTTTGGTTCTGCCGGCCAGCGCTGCTCGGCATGCCGTATCTTGTGCTTGCAAGAAGATGTGGCCGATAGTGTCATTGAGCTGCTAAAAGGCAATATGGCTCAGCTTATCGTGGGTAACCCAACCCAAGTATCGACTGATGTGGGCCCAGTTATCGACCAAGACGCTCAAAAAGGTCTGCGTGCCCATATAGAGCAAATGCGTAAAGATGACCGAGCACGCATTATTGCCCAGACACCGATCAGTGCAGACGCCGCTCATAACCTCAGTAACAGCACCTTTGTATTGCCGACAGCCGTTGAAGTGGCCAGCATTGATGTGATTGGTGGTGAGCACTTCGGTCCTATTTTGCATGTGCTACGTTACAAAGCGGGCAAGTTAGATGAGCTGATTGATGAAATTAATGCCACCGGTTATGGCTTAACCTTGGGTATTCACAGCCGTATTGAGACTGTGGCCAATCA
- a CDS encoding NCS2 family permease, which translates to MNAIERYFGIDGQNTTIKTEILAGLTTFLTMAYIIFVNPNILSDAGMDRGAVFVATCLAAAVGCFIMGIYARLPVALAPGMGLNAFFTYGVVLGMGYSWQTALGAVFLSGCIFICLSLFKIREWVIDAIPNSLKQGIVAGIGAFLAFIALKSSGVIVANEATFVSLGDLQQFSPVMAALGFFLIIGLAYRNIPGAVTIGILAVTIIALLSGQVEFQGIMSLPPAIAPTFLQLDIAGAFDIGMISVIFAFLFVDLFDTSGTLIGVTNKAGLVDKDGRIPNLDKALLADSTATVAGSLLGTSSTTSFVESTAGVAAGGRTGLMAVTVGVLFLLSIFFAPLAGMIPAYATAGAIFYVSVLMLYTLKDIDWEDLTEAAPVAVVLLLTPLTYSIADGISLGFITYTVVKVLTGKFEQVGPAVWVLTIILLAKIVFL; encoded by the coding sequence ATGAATGCAATTGAGCGCTATTTTGGCATTGACGGTCAAAACACCACGATAAAAACAGAAATCCTAGCAGGATTGACCACGTTTTTAACGATGGCATACATTATCTTTGTGAACCCCAATATTTTATCCGATGCAGGAATGGATAGAGGGGCTGTGTTTGTGGCAACTTGTTTGGCCGCTGCGGTGGGCTGTTTTATCATGGGTATTTATGCCCGCCTGCCTGTGGCTTTAGCACCGGGTATGGGATTAAACGCCTTTTTTACTTATGGCGTAGTGTTAGGCATGGGATATAGCTGGCAAACGGCGCTAGGTGCTGTGTTTTTATCTGGCTGTATTTTTATCTGTTTAAGCTTATTTAAAATCCGTGAATGGGTGATTGATGCCATCCCTAATAGCTTAAAGCAAGGCATTGTGGCTGGTATCGGTGCGTTCTTAGCGTTTATCGCATTAAAAAGCTCAGGCGTTATTGTGGCCAATGAAGCGACCTTTGTAAGCTTAGGAGATTTACAGCAGTTCTCTCCTGTGATGGCGGCTTTGGGCTTTTTCTTGATTATCGGTCTGGCTTATCGCAACATTCCAGGGGCGGTGACCATTGGTATTTTGGCAGTGACTATCATCGCTTTGCTAAGCGGTCAAGTTGAGTTCCAAGGCATCATGTCTTTGCCACCGGCTATCGCGCCAACCTTTTTACAGTTAGACATCGCTGGTGCCTTTGATATTGGTATGATCAGTGTCATTTTTGCTTTCTTATTTGTCGATTTGTTTGACACCTCAGGCACATTAATTGGGGTAACCAATAAAGCGGGCTTGGTGGACAAAGATGGCAGAATTCCAAACCTTGACAAGGCACTACTGGCTGACTCTACAGCGACAGTGGCGGGCTCATTACTGGGTACGTCATCGACCACAAGCTTCGTGGAGAGTACTGCAGGTGTGGCAGCAGGCGGCCGTACAGGCTTGATGGCTGTGACTGTGGGTGTGCTGTTTTTACTTAGTATCTTCTTTGCTCCTTTAGCCGGTATGATTCCTGCGTACGCCACAGCAGGTGCTATTTTTTACGTTTCTGTATTGATGCTATACACTCTAAAAGATATTGATTGGGAAGATTTGACGGAAGCTGCGCCTGTGGCCGTGGTGTTATTATTAACGCCCCTGACTTATTCTATTGCCGATGGTATTTCGTTAGGTTTTATCACTTACACTGTAGTAAAAGTGTTGACCGGTAAGTTTGAACAAGTTGGCCCTGCGGTGTGGGTATTGACGATTATCTTATTGGCTAAAATCGTATTTTTATAA
- the tolQ gene encoding protein TolQ, with protein MPESINLIALITEASLLVQIVMAILLLASVICWVLIFRLSARLGTAKRQDQHFENWFWSGEDLSKLYQGIQNSPDRHGLANIFYVGFSEFLRMNKKRQPKDHIIDGVERKLRVGLGRQQQSLESGLAVLASIGSVSPYIGLFGTVWGIMNAFLGLAQVEQVSLSAVAPGIAEALIATAMGLFAAIPAVLAYNHFTAKAAGIYDSRALFCDEMTGMLQRETYETGAAPVASSNDVPTAAQNIQSPLV; from the coding sequence ATGCCAGAGTCTATCAATCTTATTGCCCTCATTACCGAGGCCAGTTTACTGGTTCAAATCGTCATGGCTATTTTGCTGTTGGCGTCCGTTATCTGCTGGGTATTAATTTTTCGCTTAAGTGCCCGATTGGGGACTGCTAAGCGTCAAGACCAGCATTTTGAAAACTGGTTTTGGTCCGGTGAAGACCTCTCTAAGCTGTATCAGGGGATCCAAAATTCACCAGACAGACATGGTTTGGCCAATATCTTTTATGTGGGTTTCTCTGAATTTTTGCGTATGAATAAAAAGCGTCAGCCTAAAGACCACATTATTGACGGTGTTGAGCGTAAGCTACGTGTCGGCTTAGGTCGTCAGCAGCAGTCATTAGAGTCAGGCCTTGCGGTACTTGCCAGCATCGGCTCAGTCTCCCCTTATATTGGACTATTTGGTACGGTCTGGGGGATCATGAATGCTTTTTTGGGTCTGGCTCAGGTAGAACAAGTCAGCTTATCGGCTGTCGCACCAGGTATCGCTGAGGCCCTCATTGCCACCGCGATGGGATTATTTGCTGCCATCCCTGCGGTATTGGCTTACAACCATTTTACTGCCAAAGCTGCGGGCATCTATGACAGCCGTGCCTTATTTTGTGATGAGATGACCGGTATGTTACAGCGTGAAACCTATGAGACGGGCGCAGCGCCTGTCGCAAGCTCAAACGACGTACCCACAGCGGCCCAAAATATTCAATCCCCTTTGGTATAA
- the tolR gene encoding protein TolR has product MKASPFSRHKKELNASMNVVPYIDVMLVLLVIFMVTTPMLTTGVDVDLPKASTENIATGAQMPVIVSLKSNGEIFMSFENDIDMPVSEQELIDTLVRLQAQAGGDQVKVMINADQNNQYGMIMQLMANLQQAGVEKVGLLTAQPLPSRP; this is encoded by the coding sequence ATGAAAGCCAGCCCCTTTTCTCGCCATAAAAAAGAGCTCAATGCCAGCATGAACGTCGTGCCTTATATCGATGTGATGCTGGTGCTTTTGGTTATATTTATGGTGACCACGCCCATGCTTACCACCGGCGTCGATGTGGACTTGCCAAAAGCCAGTACTGAGAATATCGCGACTGGCGCTCAAATGCCGGTGATCGTCTCCCTAAAAAGCAATGGGGAGATTTTTATGAGCTTTGAAAACGACATTGATATGCCCGTCTCAGAGCAAGAACTGATTGATACCTTGGTGCGTCTGCAAGCTCAAGCGGGCGGCGATCAAGTAAAAGTAATGATTAATGCCGATCAAAACAATCAATACGGTATGATCATGCAGCTGATGGCCAATTTGCAACAAGCGGGGGTCGAAAAAGTGGGCCTATTAACCGCTCAGCCGCTGCCCTCTAGACCTTAA
- a CDS encoding cell envelope integrity protein TolA, translated as MISVLNRAPSVYIPVEPEDNGILLPAILSLIVHGSILALIIFLHRIPQLETTPSIETSIVTPEELAAMQAEVRANRDNMMASGVPVTPEFSPQSVPESTHTAELSHESTFSKMSSFFRNEPLPEPVPQSSVSSEPELSEPLEAPDITQPDDLTDFAGEQNPLSSQPTSTPPKVKANSQDSGQVAATFASGAEGSSTKSTAASGSATGSSNKASSGDISGALVGMIKPLWNPPVGRVGTRVSVSVTVDANGSVQSVNANTSDEALKQSLESAIRQASPLTPVVGTNTRRIKLNFVVE; from the coding sequence ATGATATCCGTGCTAAATCGTGCGCCCAGTGTTTATATCCCTGTAGAGCCTGAAGATAACGGCATCTTATTGCCGGCCATCTTGAGCCTAATCGTGCATGGCTCGATATTGGCCCTTATTATCTTTTTGCACCGCATTCCTCAGCTAGAGACGACACCTAGCATAGAGACCAGTATTGTCACCCCCGAAGAGTTGGCGGCCATGCAAGCAGAAGTGCGCGCCAATCGTGACAACATGATGGCCTCAGGCGTGCCGGTTACCCCCGAGTTTAGCCCCCAGTCAGTGCCAGAGTCTACGCACACCGCAGAGCTAAGCCATGAGTCAACTTTCTCTAAGATGTCCTCATTTTTTCGCAATGAGCCACTCCCTGAGCCTGTGCCTCAAAGCAGCGTGAGCTCGGAGCCTGAGCTAAGCGAGCCATTAGAGGCACCTGATATCACGCAGCCTGATGATTTAACCGACTTTGCTGGCGAGCAAAATCCACTAAGCTCTCAGCCTACAAGTACCCCCCCCAAAGTAAAAGCCAATAGCCAAGATTCAGGTCAAGTGGCCGCCACCTTTGCCTCAGGGGCTGAAGGCTCAAGCACTAAGTCAACTGCCGCAAGTGGTTCGGCCACAGGCAGTAGCAATAAAGCCAGCAGTGGCGATATCAGTGGGGCTTTAGTCGGTATGATTAAGCCCTTGTGGAACCCTCCTGTAGGACGTGTAGGTACTCGGGTATCCGTCTCAGTGACCGTCGATGCCAATGGCAGCGTTCAGAGCGTTAATGCCAACACCTCAGATGAGGCGCTAAAACAATCACTTGAGTCGGCGATCCGTCAAGCCAGTCCCCTAACCCCTGTGGTCGGCACCAATACCCGTAGAATTAAGCTCAACTTCGTGGTTGAATAG
- a CDS encoding PD40 domain-containing protein — MTLTPLQQQPNLFGHTAARRSFAAMTTTLLISLLGASAALMSVSAQAAEEEYDLEATITKKGETNQNQVAFVPFAGDSTVSSLIENNLQATPLKITSQGLIGQPHSRDDLAVTLPAWQQLGIPYLVIGSSKQQGGNTSITFEVIEVAQGRIIKGTQMVQGVDKKTAANKAAGRIYELLTGKQIDLNARLVYVEEKGSGKSKTSSLILSDADGSNKRLLAQVIDAAIYSPAISPDGRFVAYSVQLKDNSANLWKQDLQTRQLTRLVDMKGSNLSPSFSPDGSKILFSSTVNGDSDIYRVSSQGGKAEQIISLPYDQLSPSYASNGSFVFVSDHASPNRPNIYRYSFSGSPVQISRGGYAANPSISPDGTKIGYLSGRSAAIMSSNGSNVANYGATGIDAAPKFSPTGERVVYSQGTKNSNLVIRYVDGGKTITLPTEGVAKFPVWVPSAQ; from the coding sequence ATGACTTTGACACCCTTACAACAACAGCCTAACCTTTTTGGTCATACCGCCGCTCGCCGCAGCTTTGCGGCAATGACTACCACACTGCTGATATCCTTACTTGGTGCCAGTGCTGCTTTGATGAGCGTGAGTGCTCAGGCAGCTGAAGAAGAGTATGACCTTGAGGCCACCATTACCAAAAAAGGGGAAACCAATCAAAACCAGGTGGCTTTTGTCCCCTTTGCTGGTGACAGTACTGTCTCAAGCTTGATTGAAAACAACTTACAAGCCACTCCTTTAAAGATTACCAGCCAAGGCTTAATCGGTCAGCCACACAGCCGTGATGATCTGGCTGTCACCTTGCCAGCTTGGCAGCAACTGGGCATTCCTTATCTGGTTATTGGCAGCAGCAAGCAACAAGGCGGCAATACCAGCATTACCTTTGAAGTCATTGAGGTGGCCCAAGGCCGCATTATTAAAGGCACTCAAATGGTTCAGGGTGTCGATAAAAAAACGGCTGCCAATAAGGCGGCAGGTCGGATCTATGAGCTGCTAACCGGTAAACAAATCGACTTAAACGCTCGACTGGTCTATGTTGAAGAAAAAGGCAGTGGCAAATCAAAAACCTCATCGCTGATATTAAGTGATGCCGATGGCAGTAACAAACGCCTATTGGCACAAGTGATCGATGCGGCTATCTATAGCCCAGCCATCTCTCCTGACGGGCGCTTTGTGGCTTACTCAGTACAGTTAAAAGACAACAGTGCCAACTTGTGGAAGCAGGACTTACAGACTCGCCAATTAACCCGCTTGGTCGACATGAAAGGCAGTAATCTTAGCCCTAGCTTCTCACCAGATGGCAGCAAGATTTTATTCTCAAGCACAGTCAATGGTGACTCTGATATCTACCGAGTCAGTAGCCAAGGCGGTAAAGCAGAACAAATCATCAGTCTGCCTTATGATCAGCTAAGTCCAAGCTACGCTTCAAATGGCAGCTTTGTGTTCGTCTCCGATCATGCCAGCCCCAATCGCCCCAATATTTATCGCTATAGCTTCTCAGGATCACCGGTACAAATATCACGCGGTGGATATGCTGCAAACCCAAGCATAAGCCCGGACGGTACAAAAATTGGCTATCTAAGTGGTCGTAGTGCCGCCATTATGAGCAGTAATGGTTCAAATGTTGCCAACTACGGTGCCACTGGCATCGATGCTGCCCCTAAGTTCTCACCCACCGGTGAGCGTGTGGTATATTCACAAGGTACCAAAAACAGCAATCTGGTTATTCGCTACGTCGATGGCGGTAAGACCATAACGCTACCCACAGAAGGTGTCGCCAAATTCCCAGTTTGGGTACCCAGCGCCCAGTAA
- a CDS encoding flavodoxin family protein, with the protein MTVSNVPTDSHVASKPALKMAIIYHSNYGHTRKVAKAIEAGAQAYVQSTAKRHVEVRALDVDEMDWEFADAAQMMVFGSAVYMGSITAEFKTFMDSTSKRWFHRKWHGKWAAGFANSGGLSGDKLAALQQICGFSMQHGMNWAGFPIMPTGHTEQDINRLSSFLGLMTQSGDASPEVTPGEGDIKSAKLFGEHLVQTLISQPPYLPQLSEPQA; encoded by the coding sequence ATGACCGTATCCAATGTCCCTACTGATTCTCATGTTGCGTCCAAGCCGGCGCTAAAGATGGCCATTATCTACCATAGCAATTATGGCCATACTCGCAAAGTTGCTAAGGCTATCGAGGCGGGCGCACAGGCCTATGTGCAGTCGACCGCGAAGCGGCATGTGGAAGTTAGAGCGCTGGATGTGGATGAGATGGATTGGGAGTTTGCTGATGCCGCTCAAATGATGGTGTTCGGTAGTGCGGTTTATATGGGCAGCATTACCGCCGAGTTTAAGACTTTTATGGACAGCACCTCAAAGCGCTGGTTCCATCGTAAATGGCATGGCAAGTGGGCAGCAGGATTTGCCAACTCAGGTGGATTAAGTGGGGATAAGCTGGCCGCATTGCAGCAGATTTGTGGCTTTAGCATGCAGCATGGTATGAACTGGGCCGGCTTTCCGATTATGCCGACAGGCCATACTGAGCAAGATATTAACCGTCTGTCGAGCTTTTTGGGGCTGATGACGCAGTCAGGAGATGCCTCACCTGAGGTGACCCCAGGCGAGGGCGATATCAAGTCAGCTAAGCTGTTCGGCGAGCATCTGGTGCAGACTTTAATCAGTCAGCCGCCTTATTTACCGCAGCTGTCTGAGCCGCAGGCATAG
- a CDS encoding polyphenol oxidase family protein, translated as MSLENTPKCETTPDVQLSDEHNIVAPYQVLAHTKAVLVLQTDAGDILTPNPEGVSFGNFNLGLHVQDDPRQVLHNRAQLLQYINAYLQQNSLQEDNVDKSQQAIKSIHWLNQIHSNKVCRIGDKHVDSSAASLSLVPASADALVTDLPQQALAIMTADCVPIVLHDPTTGQIAAIHAGWQGLANGVIAKTYAALSQHALQHKGEATQVSEASGRLTIQKPAIEAWIGACIGQSCYEVSSEVVDKLLLGCAERGMDAKQLEVIKAQIVAPHDDPDKAWLDLPKLAQLQLAELGIALTSATNQQTNLDIKPVIEAERHMSKDEQSYTPIAYACSYANRQYYSYRRKTHLNETHTGRMALVIVRLH; from the coding sequence ATGAGCCTTGAGAATACACCTAAGTGTGAGACGACGCCTGATGTGCAGCTCAGTGATGAGCACAACATTGTTGCACCTTATCAGGTATTGGCGCATACCAAAGCGGTTTTGGTATTGCAAACCGATGCCGGTGATATTTTGACGCCCAATCCAGAGGGAGTAAGCTTTGGTAACTTCAATTTAGGCCTGCATGTGCAAGATGATCCGCGCCAAGTACTACACAACCGGGCGCAGTTGCTACAGTATATCAATGCCTATTTGCAGCAAAATAGCTTGCAAGAAGATAACGTTGATAAGAGCCAACAGGCAATAAAAAGTATCCATTGGCTCAATCAGATTCACAGCAATAAAGTGTGCCGCATTGGCGATAAGCATGTAGATTCAAGTGCCGCCTCGCTATCATTAGTACCGGCTTCAGCCGATGCCTTGGTAACAGATTTGCCGCAGCAAGCCTTGGCGATTATGACGGCAGACTGCGTACCCATTGTCTTGCATGATCCTACTACAGGGCAGATCGCAGCGATTCATGCCGGCTGGCAGGGTCTGGCCAATGGTGTCATTGCCAAGACCTATGCCGCTTTATCACAACATGCCCTGCAGCATAAGGGTGAGGCGACACAGGTTAGTGAAGCAAGTGGTCGCTTAACGATTCAAAAACCGGCCATTGAGGCCTGGATAGGTGCTTGTATTGGTCAGTCTTGTTATGAAGTCTCCTCTGAGGTGGTGGATAAATTGCTTTTAGGCTGTGCTGAGCGCGGTATGGATGCCAAGCAGCTTGAGGTTATCAAAGCACAAATTGTGGCGCCGCATGATGATCCGGACAAAGCTTGGCTGGACTTACCAAAGCTTGCCCAATTGCAATTGGCAGAGTTGGGTATTGCGCTGACCTCTGCCACCAACCAGCAAACTAATTTAGACATTAAGCCTGTCATCGAAGCTGAGCGACATATGTCTAAGGATGAGCAAAGCTATACACCGATTGCTTATGCGTGTAGTTATGCTAATCGTCAGTATTACTCTTATCGGCGCAAGACCCATTTAAATGAGACGCATACTGGGCGTATGGCGCTGGTTATTGTGCGTCTGCATTAG
- a CDS encoding RluA family pseudouridine synthase, whose protein sequence is MSSASNLQNNPNYPNHPQGQDCHASDVPKTQQNQRDDTDHDASLEHEPIETQTSSTQDEGLYDDAEYDDELDDEEVLAFDDEAATVAHSGAQGDALEVSELHTVTQEQAGQRIDKLAADMFTEHSRAQLQDWLKSGNLTVNDHNEKAKYRVKVGDIVRLEAKLEQHGSDQPEDIKLDIIYEDDSVIVINKPVGMVVHPGAGNWSGTLVNGLLYHYPNQAHLPRAGLVHRIDKNTSGLLVIGKTKAAQLELQEQLKDKSVYRHYQCVVAGDAPSLARQRTIDAPIGRHRTQRTKMTVTSTGKTAITHIMKITPLSDTYSLLDVRLETGRTHQIRVHLSHIGHPIIGDDIYGNRQQLRAGLTPEQRQAIQSFPRQALHAYKLGFIHPETGESIELTAPLPQDIVELAHTLSDGSFTI, encoded by the coding sequence ATGTCTTCAGCATCAAATCTGCAAAATAACCCAAATTACCCTAATCACCCACAAGGCCAAGATTGTCATGCCTCCGATGTCCCCAAAACTCAGCAAAACCAGAGGGATGATACGGACCATGATGCCTCACTAGAGCATGAGCCAATTGAGACGCAGACCAGCAGTACTCAAGATGAGGGCCTATATGATGATGCTGAGTATGACGATGAGCTAGATGACGAGGAGGTGTTGGCTTTTGATGATGAAGCCGCCACTGTAGCCCATAGCGGCGCTCAAGGTGATGCGTTAGAGGTGTCTGAGCTGCATACCGTCACTCAAGAGCAAGCAGGACAGCGTATTGATAAGCTGGCCGCTGATATGTTTACTGAGCATTCGCGTGCTCAGTTACAAGACTGGCTAAAATCTGGCAACTTGACAGTCAATGACCATAATGAGAAGGCCAAATATCGGGTCAAAGTCGGAGATATTGTTCGTCTAGAGGCCAAGCTTGAGCAACACGGCAGCGATCAGCCAGAAGATATTAAGCTTGATATCATCTATGAAGATGACAGCGTGATAGTGATTAATAAGCCGGTCGGTATGGTGGTGCATCCAGGTGCGGGCAACTGGAGTGGCACCTTGGTGAATGGTTTGCTGTATCATTACCCCAATCAAGCACATTTGCCCCGAGCTGGTCTGGTACACCGTATTGACAAAAACACCTCTGGCTTATTGGTCATTGGCAAAACCAAAGCGGCGCAGCTAGAGCTGCAAGAGCAGCTAAAAGATAAAAGCGTCTATCGTCACTATCAGTGTGTGGTGGCTGGTGATGCCCCAAGCCTAGCCCGTCAGCGTACCATTGATGCGCCCATTGGCCGTCATCGCACCCAGCGTACAAAAATGACGGTGACCAGTACCGGCAAAACCGCCATTACTCATATTATGAAAATCACGCCGCTGAGTGACACTTATAGCCTGCTCGATGTGCGCCTCGAAACGGGACGTACCCATCAAATTCGGGTACATCTAAGCCACATCGGCCATCCTATTATCGGTGATGATATCTATGGCAATCGTCAACAGCTCAGAGCAGGGCTTACCCCTGAGCAGCGCCAAGCCATTCAAAGCTTCCCGCGCCAAGCGCTGCATGCTTACAAGCTGGGCTTTATTCATCCTGAGACGGGTGAGTCAATAGAGCTAACCGCGCCACTACCACAGGATATTGTTGAGCTGGCACACACCCTAAGTGATGGCAGCTTTACGATATAA